The window GGCACCTGCAATCGTTGATGCTGACGGTGCTGCTCATCATCGTCGGCTTTCAGATCGTGCTGATCGGGCTGGTCGCCGATCTGATCGGAGGCAATCGCTACCTCATCGAGGATCTGCTGTTTCGCATCCGCCGCATGGAGTTGGGCGATCGCACCAATGACATCGAAGCCTGCGCTACCGGCGGCGAACTGCGCAAGGTCGAAGGTGGTCGGCTGTGACCGGCCGCGGTGCCGTGGTATCGGCGCCCACGCAGTTTGCCGGATCTAGCTTTATCCCCGAATGGCCGTGGCAGTGACCGTCGGAGTCGTGACCGCGAGCTGGAATGGCGGCGCGCACACCGACCGATGCATCGCCTCGGTGCGAGAGCAAGCCCTGGCGGCGTGCCGCATCTTCCTGGTCGACAACGCCTCGGGCGCCGCGGAACGGGCTCGCTTGCACGCCGCCTATGGTTCCGACGACGCCATCGAACTCATCGATCTACCCGAGAACCGCGGCTATGCCGGGGGCAACAACGTCGGCATTGAGCGCGCCCTGCACGCCGGCGCTGACTACGTCCTGGTGCTGACGCAGGACGCAACGCTGGCGCCCGGCGCGCTGGCGCGCCTGCTGCAGGCGGCACGGCAATATCCAGCCGCCGGCATCTTGGGCCCCAGAGTCGTGGACCGGCAAACCGGCCGGGAGCAATCGCGCGGCGAGCGGATCGTGCTGCCGCTGCTCTGCCTGCCGCGAACACTGTTGCGCCACCGGGGCCACCGCCGCGAACCGTACCCGGTCTCGGGTCTACTCGGGTGCGCCTTGCTGTTGACGCGCCGCTGCCTCGATGGTGTCGGTGCCTTCGATCCCGAATTCTTCGCCTATTACGAAGAAGTCGATTTGTGTCTGCGGGCGCGCCGCGCCGGCTTCGAGCTGCGCTGCGTTCCCCAGGCGCTGGTGACCCACGACGGCCTGCGGGGCTTTGGCAGCGGTTTCACGCCGTTGAGCGCCGAGCTGAAGAGCCGCAACCTCCTCCAACTCGTCCGCAAGCACGGCCGCTGGCGTGACTGGCTCGGCTTCTGGCCGCTCTACGCGGCGCTGATCGCCAGCAGCATGGCCTGGTACGCAGCCCAGGGGCGCCGCGAGATCGTCCGGGCTCTCGGCCGAGGCGTGCGGCAGGGCTGGTATGGCGAGACGGGTGGGCCGTCTTCGGCCACGCCAGCGGTCTAACGCGACATGCGGGTTGCCATCGGTGCGGTGTTGGGAACCTTGGGAGGTCCCGCGACCTATGCGCGGGAACTCGTCCACGCCCTAGCTGCCAGCGAAGCCGACACCGAGTTCATCGTCATCACTGATGCCCCGCAGGCCATTCGGCAAGCGCGCCGAAACCTCACCGTGGTCAAGGCCCCGCTGCCCGGTCCCTTCGCCCTGCCGCTGTGGGACCACGTCGTCGTCCCGCTGCTCGCCCGCCGTCATCGTCCGGACGTTTATCACGGCACCAAGGGGGTCTTACCGCGCCGGCTCGGCTGCCAACAAGTAGTGAGCATTCACGACTTGGCGGTCTACCATTTTCCCGAGACCTTCGCCCGCCCGCAGCGCTGGCAGCAGCGCTGGGAGCTGCCGTGGGCGGTCCGGCGTGCCGCCCGGGTTATCGCCGACAGCCAGCACGCGCGGCGGGATATCGTGGCCCACTTCGGACTTGACCCCGGGCGCGTGGTCGCCATCCCCTTGGGCGCGTCGCCGGTGTTCGGCGCGCAACCCGCGGCCGACGAGTCCGCAATCGTCGCTCGCCTGCGTCTGCCGTCGCGCTTTCTCCTCTATGCCGGCACGATTCAGCCGCGCAAGAACATCGAGCTGCTGGTCGAGGCCTTCAGCGGCTGGGCCGGAGCGGCAGACTGGCAGCTGCTGATTGCCGGACGCCGGCGCCCGACCTATCGTCCGGAAATGATCGACCACCCGCCGCCACGTGTGCGCCTCCTAGGGGCGGTGTCGGACACGGAGTTGGCGGTGCTCTATCGACACGCCCGCGCCCTGATTAGTCCGTCGGCTTACGAAGGCTTCGGCTTGTCGCTGCTTGAAGCCATGAGTTGCGGCTGTGTTGTAGTGGCCGGCGCCAACAGCGCGGCGGTTGAATTAGTCAGCGGTGCAGGCATGCTGTTGGATCGGCTGGACGTGACGGCGATTCGCGCAACCTTGGACATACTGGCGGCCGACCAACAGCGCTGCGAGCAACTGCGCGCTGCTGGTTTGGCGCGCTCGGCCGACTTCTCCTGGCCGCGCACGGCCAGTGCCACCATGGCTGTGTACCGCGCTGTCGCCGCGGAGGGTCGATGAGCGCCGACTCGCACATGCCCAGCGTGGCGGTGATCGTGCTGAACTGGAACGGTACCGCGGACACCATCGAATGCCTCACCAGTCTGCGGCAGAGTACTTACCCGCGCGCCGAGATCGTCGTCGTCGACAACGGCTCGTGCCCGTCGCCGCGAGCCCGCATCCAGTCCGAGTTCCCGTCGGTGACCTACCTGGAGAACCCGCGCAACCTCGGTTACGCCGGCGGCAACAACGTCGGGCTGCGTTACGCCGTGCAGCATAATCACGACTACGCCTTCGTTCTCAACAACGACACCTGCGTAGAGCCAGGATTTCTATCGGCAGCGGTAGCGGTGGCCGAGCGCGATCGGCGCATCGCCGCGGTCGGCGCCAAGGTGCTGGCGTTTGAGGACCCCGGTACCGTGTGGGTGGCCTACGGCAAGTTGATCTATCGCAAGGGGTTGGTACGGCTGGTGGGCTACTACAAGCCGGACAACGGCCGCTTCGACAAACAGCGTGACGTCCATTGGGTGCCGGGCACGGCCGCGCTGTTGCGCCGCAGCGCCATCGAGCAGATCGGGCTCTTCGACGAAATGTTCTTCGCCTATCACGAGGACGTTGATTGGTGCACCCGCGCGCGCGCGCAGGGCTGGCGCGTGGTTTACGCCCCCAGCGCAACCGTGTTGCACAAGGGACACCGCAGCACCGGCGGCAAGGCTTACGTTAGCCCACGGCAATACCTCTCCGGGCGCAACATGGTCTTGTTCGTGTGCAAACACGCCAACTGGTATCAGCGCATCAAGTTCACCACCTTTCAGGTGACCACGCTGCCGCTTCAGTACCTCTGGCGCTGCCTCAGTGGCGAGCAGCGCGGTGTGGTCCTGAAAGCGCGCGGGATGTTGGATGCCCTGCGCGGCCGGCCCATACCGCTCGCCGAACTGGGGCTGCAATGAACCCCGGGGCGACGCCGCCGCGCGTGGCGGTTGTTGTACTGAACTGGAACCGCACGGCTGACACCATCGAGTGCCTTGCGAGCCTTGCTCGGGTCACCTATCCGGGGGCCGAGATCGTAGTGGTCGACAACGGCTCACGCCCCTCGCCACGCGAGCAAGTCCTGGCGCAGTTTCCCTCGGTGACCTATCTGGAAAACCCGCACAACCTGGGTTACGCCGGCGGCAACAACGTCGGCCTTCGCTACGCCCTTGCCCACGGCCACCAGTACGTCTGCGTGCTCAACAACGACACCGTGGTGGAGCCGGATTTCCTGCGCGCGGCTGTCGCCGCGGCGGAGAGTGATCCGCGCATCGCGGTGGTCGGCGTCAAGGTCCTGGCCTTCCGCGATCCCTCGAAGGTGTGGGTGGCCTACGGTAAGCTTACCTATGGGCATGGGCTGGTTCAGCTCGTCGGCTTCTACGCCGACGACAGCCGCTTCGCGGTCGCATGCGACGTGGATTGGGTTCCCGGCACCGCCCTGCTATTGCGGCGCAGCGCCTTGGAGCAGATCGGGCTGTTCGATGAGGAGTTCTTCGCCTATCACGAGGACGTGGACTGGTGCACTGCGGCGCGCGAGGCGGGTTGGCGTGTGGTCTTCGCACCGAGCGCGCGAATCCTGCACAAGGGTCATGGCACCTCCGGGCAGGGATACGTCACGCCGCGCCAGTATTTGTCCGGCCACAACATGGTGCTGTTCGTCCGTAAGCACGCCCGCTGGTATCAAGCGCTGCGTTTCTTGGCGGCGCAGCTGGCGGCGCTGCCGCTGCAATACCTGACTCGCCGGTGGCGAGGAGAGCAGGCCGGAGTGTTTCTGAAGATTCGTGGCATGTTGGACGCGCTGCGAGGCCGGCCGTTGCCGCTGGAGGAGTTGGGCTTGCGGTGATGAGCTGGTTGCCTTGCGCGGCCTCCGCCTGAGATGAGCTTTACCTACTACAACGTGCGTACCAACGTGGATCCGAGCCAGGAGTTCTGGATTCACAATGCCGACAGCGTCGAGGATGAAGTAGCGCTGTGCGCCTACGAAACCACCCTGGAAGTCGTGCAGGCCGCGCTCCCGCGGCAGGGCGCGATCGTCGACGCCGGGTGCGGTCTGGCCCGCTGGGTGATCTACCTGCGCCGGGCCGGCTTCCCGGTTATCGGTCTCGATCTCTCGCCGCAGCCCCTGGCCTGTGCGCGCCGGGCCGTTGGCGCGCTGCCGCTGCTCGCCAGCAATACGGTGCACCTGCCGTTCCGTGATGGAGCGCTGGCGGCGGTGCTTTCCTTCGGCGTGATCGAGCACTTCGAGGCTGGCCCACAGGTGGCGCTACGCGAGTTGTGGCGGGTGCTGCGGCCGGGTGGCGTGGCGATCGTTGCCGTGCCGTACAATAACTACTTCCGCCGCCTGCTGATAAATCACCTGCGGCGCTTGCGCGACTGGCAGAAGCGGCGCGCTCGGTTGCCGCTGCAGTTTGCCGAGTACCGTTTCAGCGCCGGCGAGCTGCGGCGGTTCTTACAGGAGACTGGCTTCGAGGTCGCGGCCATGCACCCGGACGATTTCCGCCTGCCGCTGGGTAAGGGCCTGTTCGCCGACTCCGGCGTGTTCTTCGGCTACCGCACCGGGCTCTATGACGTTAAGCCCGGCCATCGCCACTGGCAGATGAACGGCCGCGGCCGCTTGGTCAAGACGGTCTTGGACCGGCTTTCGCCCTGGTGGACCGCCGGCGGCGTGCTGGCGGTGGCTTACGCCCGCAAGTAAGTTAATCCTATGCGCGTCGCCGTCGTCATCCCGATGTGGAATCAGCTGGAGC of the Deltaproteobacteria bacterium genome contains:
- a CDS encoding glycosyltransferase family 2 protein, coding for MAVAVTVGVVTASWNGGAHTDRCIASVREQALAACRIFLVDNASGAAERARLHAAYGSDDAIELIDLPENRGYAGGNNVGIERALHAGADYVLVLTQDATLAPGALARLLQAARQYPAAGILGPRVVDRQTGREQSRGERIVLPLLCLPRTLLRHRGHRREPYPVSGLLGCALLLTRRCLDGVGAFDPEFFAYYEEVDLCLRARRAGFELRCVPQALVTHDGLRGFGSGFTPLSAELKSRNLLQLVRKHGRWRDWLGFWPLYAALIASSMAWYAAQGRREIVRALGRGVRQGWYGETGGPSSATPAV
- a CDS encoding glycosyltransferase family 4 protein, whose protein sequence is MRVAIGAVLGTLGGPATYARELVHALAASEADTEFIVITDAPQAIRQARRNLTVVKAPLPGPFALPLWDHVVVPLLARRHRPDVYHGTKGVLPRRLGCQQVVSIHDLAVYHFPETFARPQRWQQRWELPWAVRRAARVIADSQHARRDIVAHFGLDPGRVVAIPLGASPVFGAQPAADESAIVARLRLPSRFLLYAGTIQPRKNIELLVEAFSGWAGAADWQLLIAGRRRPTYRPEMIDHPPPRVRLLGAVSDTELAVLYRHARALISPSAYEGFGLSLLEAMSCGCVVVAGANSAAVELVSGAGMLLDRLDVTAIRATLDILAADQQRCEQLRAAGLARSADFSWPRTASATMAVYRAVAAEGR
- a CDS encoding glycosyltransferase family 2 protein yields the protein MSADSHMPSVAVIVLNWNGTADTIECLTSLRQSTYPRAEIVVVDNGSCPSPRARIQSEFPSVTYLENPRNLGYAGGNNVGLRYAVQHNHDYAFVLNNDTCVEPGFLSAAVAVAERDRRIAAVGAKVLAFEDPGTVWVAYGKLIYRKGLVRLVGYYKPDNGRFDKQRDVHWVPGTAALLRRSAIEQIGLFDEMFFAYHEDVDWCTRARAQGWRVVYAPSATVLHKGHRSTGGKAYVSPRQYLSGRNMVLFVCKHANWYQRIKFTTFQVTTLPLQYLWRCLSGEQRGVVLKARGMLDALRGRPIPLAELGLQ
- a CDS encoding class I SAM-dependent methyltransferase — protein: MSFTYYNVRTNVDPSQEFWIHNADSVEDEVALCAYETTLEVVQAALPRQGAIVDAGCGLARWVIYLRRAGFPVIGLDLSPQPLACARRAVGALPLLASNTVHLPFRDGALAAVLSFGVIEHFEAGPQVALRELWRVLRPGGVAIVAVPYNNYFRRLLINHLRRLRDWQKRRARLPLQFAEYRFSAGELRRFLQETGFEVAAMHPDDFRLPLGKGLFADSGVFFGYRTGLYDVKPGHRHWQMNGRGRLVKTVLDRLSPWWTAGGVLAVAYARK
- a CDS encoding glycosyltransferase family 2 protein, with the translated sequence MNPGATPPRVAVVVLNWNRTADTIECLASLARVTYPGAEIVVVDNGSRPSPREQVLAQFPSVTYLENPHNLGYAGGNNVGLRYALAHGHQYVCVLNNDTVVEPDFLRAAVAAAESDPRIAVVGVKVLAFRDPSKVWVAYGKLTYGHGLVQLVGFYADDSRFAVACDVDWVPGTALLLRRSALEQIGLFDEEFFAYHEDVDWCTAAREAGWRVVFAPSARILHKGHGTSGQGYVTPRQYLSGHNMVLFVRKHARWYQALRFLAAQLAALPLQYLTRRWRGEQAGVFLKIRGMLDALRGRPLPLEELGLR